In Zingiber officinale cultivar Zhangliang chromosome 3B, Zo_v1.1, whole genome shotgun sequence, a single window of DNA contains:
- the LOC122056429 gene encoding monoacylglycerol lipase-like: MEQGAPVELTSGASGRIILVIRKIRRSAPTPDSLLRALIFLHSITLWFLLLIRSRSPLSWKATATSAVSQVPLRLRNGGGRWSASVEDEDVRRRRALAEETKMGSSSEEGVACRCETFVFEGPRRNSLFCRSWLPSSGDLRGVVVILHGLNEHSGRYSRFATQLNACDFGVYAMDWIGHGGSDGLHGYVPSLDYVVEDTVKFLKKIKHEHEGVPCLLFGHSTGGAIVLKAACFPHIETMVEGVIMTSPALRVTPSHPIVGAVAPLISLVLPKLQFKGASKPGIAVSRDPAALSAKYSDPLVYTGPIRVRTGHEILRLSSYLLKKMKSITVPFLVMHGTADRVTDPLASMDLYNVAASKRKDIRLYEGLLHDLLFEPERDEVVADIINWIKRRLEQKSDEVNESMEKAI; the protein is encoded by the exons ATGGAGCAGGGAGCGCCGGTGGAACTGACCTCTGGCGCGAGTGGGAGAATCATCCTGGTCATCCGGAAGATACGGCGGTCGGCGCCGACTCCGGATTCCCTTCTCCGCGCGCTCATCTTCCTCCACTCCATCACCCTCTGGTTCCTCCTCCTCATCCGGAGCCGGAGCCCGCTCTCCTGGAAGGCGACCGCGACATCTGCCGTTTCCCAGGTTCCCCTGCGACTGAGGAACGGCGGAGGGAGGTGGTCGGCCTCCGTAGAGGACGAGGACGTGAGGCGGCGGCGGGCGCTAGCAGAGGAGACGAAGATGGGATCCTCGTCGGAGGAAGGGGTCGCGTGCCGATGCGAGACATTTGTGTTCGAGGGTCCGAGGAGGAACTCGCTCTTCTGCCGGTCGTGGCTACCTTCTTCTGGGGATTTGAG GGGTGTAGTGGTGATACTTCATGGGCTGAATGAACACAG TGGTAGATACTCGCGCTTTGCTACGCAATTAAATGCATGCGACTTTGGAGTATATGCAATGGACTGGATAG GGCATGGTGGTAGTGATGGATTACATGGATATGTACCTTCTTTAGATTATGTTGTGGAGGACACT GTGAAGTTTCTGAAGAAAATCAAACATGAACATGAAGGTGTTCCATGTTTACTCTTTGGTCACTCCACTGGAGGAGCTATAGTTTTAAAG GCAGCTTGCTTTCCTCATATTGAAACTATGGTGGAAGGGGTCATAATGACATCTCCCGCATTGCGAGTGACACCATCTCATCCGATAGTAGGG GCTGTTGCTCCACTTATTTCTCTTGTGCTACCAAAGCTTCAATTCAAGGGAGCTAGCAAACCAGGCATTGCTGTGTCAAGAGACCCGGCAGCTTTGTCTGCCAAATACTCGGACCCATTAGTCTATACTGGGCCAATAAGAGTTCGAACTGGGCATGAGATCCTGCGTCTCTCTTCCTACCTACTGAAGAAGATGAAGTCCATCACTGTCCCTTTCTTAGTCATGCATGGCACTGCCGACAGGGTCACCGATCCTCTGGCCTCTATGGATCTCTACAATGTGGCTGCATCAAAGCGCAAGGATATACGACTCTACGAGGGCTTGCTGCATGACCTTCTATTTGAGCCCGAGCGGGATGAAGTCGTCGCGGATATAATTAACTGGATCAAGAGGAGGTTGGAGCAGAAATCTGATGAAGTGAACGAGTCCATGGAGAAAGCTATTTAG